In the Syntrophorhabdus sp. genome, one interval contains:
- the lpxK gene encoding tetraacyldisaccharide 4'-kinase, with protein MRDTVVRVWNGEARVARWLLYIPLAFLSYLYQIALMAREYMYRTGIMATQSAPIPVVSVGNITLGGTGKTPVVERLSQRFKDAGYNPGIITRGYMRKRNGTFAVDARNDSAHTAGDEAYMLARRTRIPVIVGKDRMKAIEQGIKEKSIDMAILDDGFQVRDLRKDVDILIINGRESLSRQELFPLGPYREPVSRVRESDTILVSKSEPDSATLYFTRGIPRFQVMYKPVHLYNVKKNAIAHYRFLRNKKVLAFSGLGDNQSFFQLLRQIGADVVREMPFPDHHRYTEGDLRRMGSADSVQCIVTTEKDAVKLAGMEVPDNLFYLSIEARIEDEDALMDLLLKKLGTRSPDRLA; from the coding sequence ATGCGTGATACCGTGGTCAGGGTGTGGAATGGCGAAGCAAGAGTGGCGCGGTGGCTCCTTTACATACCCCTTGCCTTTCTTTCCTATCTCTACCAGATAGCACTCATGGCGAGAGAGTACATGTACAGGACGGGGATCATGGCGACGCAAAGCGCGCCCATACCGGTTGTCAGCGTGGGAAACATCACCCTCGGGGGGACGGGGAAGACACCTGTCGTCGAGAGGCTCTCCCAGAGGTTCAAGGACGCCGGCTACAACCCGGGCATCATAACGCGGGGATACATGAGGAAGAGGAACGGGACATTCGCCGTGGACGCAAGGAACGACTCGGCGCACACCGCCGGGGACGAGGCATACATGCTTGCCAGGAGAACACGCATACCCGTCATCGTCGGCAAGGACCGCATGAAGGCCATCGAACAGGGCATCAAGGAGAAGAGCATCGACATGGCCATCCTCGACGACGGTTTCCAGGTGCGGGACCTGAGAAAGGACGTGGACATCCTCATCATCAACGGACGGGAGTCCTTAAGCAGGCAGGAGCTCTTTCCCCTGGGACCCTACCGCGAGCCCGTATCAAGGGTGCGCGAATCGGATACCATACTCGTGAGCAAATCGGAACCGGACAGCGCCACCCTCTATTTCACCCGGGGCATCCCCCGGTTCCAGGTGATGTATAAACCCGTTCACCTTTACAACGTGAAGAAGAACGCCATAGCCCATTACCGGTTCCTCAGGAACAAGAAGGTCCTCGCCTTCAGCGGGCTTGGCGACAACCAGTCCTTTTTTCAGCTTTTGAGGCAGATAGGCGCCGACGTAGTCCGGGAGATGCCCTTCCCCGATCATCACAGGTACACGGAGGGGGACCTCAGGAGAATGGGGTCGGCGGACAGTGTTCAGTGCATCGTCACCACCGAAAAGGACGCCGTGAAGCTCGCGGGAATGGAGGTTCCGGACAACCTTTTCTACCTCTCCATCGAGGCGCGGATAGAGGATGAGGATGCACTGATGGACCTCCTGCTCAAGAAGCTCGGGACCCGTTCCCCGGACCGCCTCGCCTAA